In the genome of Podospora pseudocomata strain CBS 415.72m chromosome 2 map unlocalized CBS415.72m_2.2, whole genome shotgun sequence, one region contains:
- a CDS encoding uncharacterized protein (EggNog:ENOG503PHZ0), whose translation MKLQSLCAITLATLTPLVTANFDIYMAEEKTTVGGPQVWPMWHIFDTDPTCDDLAENPNYLGSDDVSGNKVGVRCESSSDPFNCAVQHYPADGIDVLEMNFHSDPPVYHWKAYITMVAIYKDRNYDMYGLDGNVYGNCFPFPGFEYECGDPILGGFTGTRKFRCLTEFTAAQIKAAWGTKRSVPFTLKEAEGVKGRKVQKWEA comes from the exons ATGAAGCTCCAATCCCTCTGCGCCATCACCCTggccaccctcacccccctcgtcaCCGCCAACTTCGACATCTACATGGCCGAAGAAAAGACCACCGTCGGGGGGCCCCAGGTCTGGCCCATGTGGCACATCTTCGACACCGATCCCACCTGCGACGACCTTGCCGAAAACCCCAACTACCTCGGCAGCGACGACGTCTCCGGCAACAAAGTCGGCGTCCGCTGCGAGTCTTCCTCCGATCCCTTCAACTGCGCTGTCCAGCACTACCCCGCTGACGGCATTGATGTTCTCGAGATGAACTTCCACAGTGACCCCCCTGTGTACCACTGGA AGGCTTACATAACGATGGTAGCTATTTACAAGGATCGCAACTATGACATGTACGGTCTTGATGGGAATGTCTATGGAAACTGCTTCCCCTTTCCTGGGTTTGAGTACGAGTGCGGCGATCCTATCCTTGGCGGGTTTACTGGTACGCGCAAGTTTAGGTGCTTGACCGAGTTTACGGCTGCGCAGATCAAGGCTGCTTGGGGTACCAAGAGGAGTGTTCCGTTTACtttgaaggaggcggagggggtgaagggtcGGAAGGTGCAGAAGTGGGAGGCTTGA
- a CDS encoding uncharacterized protein (COG:Q; EggNog:ENOG503P0D0), which yields MSPPTNFLITGANRGLGLGLVKKYLQLPDHNVIAFVRNPSSPSSQALKTLKRDLSTKIILIPYDASVWDSAAEAVKILVNDHKITYLNTVIANAGIAKIYPLIKDVNPADIREHFEVNVLGPVSLFQATRELLLAAKETTPEKKPIYAFMGSGAGLLEGGLAVPSAAYAPTKTMLNWYGMKLHQEEEWLVTFIIDPGWVRTDMGNYGARSFGLEQANLEIEESVDGVFGVVNGARREREGGRLVEYTGRIEGW from the exons ATgtcaccacccaccaactTCCTCATCACTGGCGCCAACCGTGGTCTTGGTCTCGGCCTCGTCAAGAAATACCTCCAGCTCCCCGACCAT AATGTCATCGCCTTCGTCCgcaatccctcctcccccagctcccaagCCTTGAAGACCCTGAAAAGGGACTTGTCCACCAAAATCATTCTCATCCCATACGACGCCTCGGTGTGGGACTCCGCCGCCGAGGCAGTCAAAATTCTCGTCAACGACCACAAAATAACCTACCTCAACACCGTCATCGCCAACGCCGGCATCGCGAAGATCTACCCCCTCATCAAGGACGTCAACCCCGCCGACATCAGGGAGCACTTTGAGGTTAACGTTCTCGGCCCTGTCTCCCTGTTCCAAGCCACTCGGGAGTTGCTCCTCGCTGCTAAGGAAACAACCCCGGAGAAGAAACCGATCTATGCGTTCATGGGGTCAGGAGcagggttgttggagggtggATTGGCTGTCCCGAGCGCGGCGTATGCGCCGACGAAGACGATGTTGAACTGGTACGGGATGAAGCTTcatcaggaggaggagtggttgGTTACTTTTATTATTGACCCGGGGTGGGTAAGGACTGACATGGGGAATTATGGTGCGCGTTCTTTTGGGCTGGAGCAGGCGAATttggagattgaggagtcggttgatggggtttttggggtggtgaatggggcgaggagggagagggaggggggtaggTTGGTGGAGTATACGGGGAGGATTGAGGGGTGGTAA
- a CDS encoding uncharacterized protein (EggNog:ENOG503NYAA; COG:V; MEROPS:MER0034548) — MTMPLTSDIAIDASKFSLENVSEETIGVNNFIERATSSGPTWQEVGPVKFREMRENGKTGFAAPVYLPAAKDVVVSSRDAGRDIALRVYSPDNGQPSKGLFLHIHGGGFVMGTHQHQDGKLREYANTFQLTALSVDYRLAPENPWPAQVHDCIDAVEYLVDKGEHIFSARLLFISGESAGGNLAATTAFHLLRARPNHKIAGLILPYGWFDVTQNLPMVTTFERRLLVNNAKMLGFAMAYAPNTTIEERRNPRISPIYDDMRGLAKGAPGGKLPPALFLCGTEDPLLDDTLLMAMKWMITGSEAIVKIYPGACHAFTAVPGFKAAEEAWEATVEFMREKMKGI; from the exons ATGACCATGCCGCTGACGAGTGATATCGCCATCGACGCCTCCAAGTTCTCCTTGGAGAATGTGAGCGAGGAGACAATCGGCGTTAACAACTTCATAGAGAGGGCGACTTCCAGTGGCCCGACATGGCAAGAAGTCGGTCCTGTGAAGTTCCGTGAGATGCGTGAAAATGGCAAGACCGGATTCGCTGCCCCGGTTTACCTCCCGGCGGCGAAGGACGTGGTTGTCTCATCACGAGATGCAGGTCGAGATATCGCCTTACGCGTATACTCCCCCGATAATGGCCAGCCCAGCAAGGGACTCTTCCTCCATATCCATGGTGGGGGCTTCGTAATGGGCACACACCAACA CCAAGATGGAAAGCTCAGAGagtacgccaacaccttcCAGCTTACAGCGCTTTCTGTCGACTACCGACTCGCTCCCGAAAACCCCTGGCCTGCCCAGGTCCATGATTGCATCGACGCTGTTGAATATCTTGTAGACAAGGGTGAACATATTTTTAGTGCTAggctcctcttcatcagtGGCGAGTCAGCTGGAGGTAATCTGGCTGCAACAACCGCCTTCCACCTTTTACGCGCCCGCCCGAACCACAAGATTGCTGGCCTCATCCTTCCTTATGGTTGGTTTGATGTTACCCAAAACTTACCCATGGTGACCACCTTCGAACGACGGCTGCTTGTCAACAACGCAAAGATGTTGGGGTTCGCAATGGCTTACGCCCCAAACACGACGATTGAAGAGCGACGAAACCCACGGATATCGCCCATCTACGACGACATGAGGGGCTTGGCAAAAGGTGCACCAGGAGGCAAGCTCCCGCCTGCATTGTTCCTGTGCGGGACCGAGGACCCATTGCTGGATGATACTCTGCTGATGGCTATGAAATGGATGATAACTGGGAGCGAAGCTATCGTCAAGATCTACCCCGGTGCTTGCCATGCCTTCACGGCAGTGCCTGGAttcaaggcggccgaggaggcttGGGAGGCTACCGTGGAGTTTATGCGGGAGAAGATGAAGGGTATCTAG